In Gossypium raimondii isolate GPD5lz chromosome 12, ASM2569854v1, whole genome shotgun sequence, a single window of DNA contains:
- the LOC105763407 gene encoding protein CONSERVED IN THE GREEN LINEAGE AND DIATOMS 27, chloroplastic, with amino-acid sequence MLRLNVYCSLNIPIPEHIKLGSSYGSGLPKFRGGPKLPRRVSVRALKDEMDGGMSGGFQGRSWEPGLEIEVPFEQRPVNEYSSLKDGPLYSWGELGPGQFFLRLGGLWLVTFTVLGVPIAAASFNPSREPLRFVLAAGTGTLFLVSLIVLRIYLGWSYVGDRLLSAVIPYEETGWYDGQMWVKPPEVLARDRLLGSYKVKPVIKLLKQTLVGTGALLVTSVFLFIFATPVEDFFKTAFVTKDAPSNVVASKTNTKFKIRKEELLRLPVEVKDDDDLAAAAAEAADGRPVYCRDRYYRALAGGQYCKWEDLLK; translated from the exons ATGCTTAGGTTAAATGTTTATTGTTCTCTAAATATTCCTATTCCGGAACATATTAAGCTTGGGAGTAGTTATGGTTCAGGCTTACCTAAGTTCCGTGGTGGACCCAAGCTGCCTCGTCGGGTTTCAGTCAGGGCGTTAAAAGATGAGATGGACGGTGGTATGAGCGGCGGCTTTCAAGGCCGGAGCTGGGAACCTGGCTTGGAAATTGAGGTCCCTTTTGAACAAAGACCG GTGAATGAGTACTCGTCCCTGAAAGATGGACCTCTGTATTCATGGGGCGAACTGGGACCAGGCCAATTTTTCCTTCGACTAGGAGGACTCTGGCTGGTAACTTTCACGGTTCTTGGAGTCCCAATAGCAGCTGCAAGCTTTAATCCTTCAAGA GAACCTTTAAGATTTGTGCTTGCAGCTGGAACAGGAACTCTCTTCCTCGTGTCACTGATTGTATTAAGAATTTATCTG GGGTGGAGTTATGTTGGGGATAGACTTTTGTCAGCAGTAATACCTTATGAAGAGACTGGCTGGTATGATGGTCAAATGTGGGTTAAACCACCTGAG GTCCTGGCTCGTGACAGACTGCTGGGCTCTTATAAG GTTAAACCAGTTATCAAGTTGTTGAAGCAGACACTAGTGGGAACAGGGGCTTTGCTTGTTACATCAGTATTTCTATTTATCTTCGCTACACCAGTGGAAGATTTCTTTAAAACAGCATTTGTCACAAAGGATGCACCATCAAACGTTGTTGCTTCAAAAACCAACACAAAGTTCAAGATAAG GAAAGAAGAGTTGCTTCGACTTCCGGTTGAGGTTAAGGACGATGACGATCTAGCGGCGGCTGCAGCAGAGGCTGCTGACGGAAGACCAGTGTACTGCAGGGATAGATATTATCGTGCATTAGCAGGTGGGCAGTACTGCAAATGGGAAGATCTGTTGAAGTAG